In Malus sylvestris chromosome 2, drMalSylv7.2, whole genome shotgun sequence, the genomic stretch ATATTCATtgattaatttttccttttccagATTGATCCCTATTTCCTTCACCCTGAGTTGAATATCATCAGTagtcccttgtcctacaaagtATGCACCAACATTTATCTCGTCTCCGCCTTTCACATTGAGCTTACAGTTTGAAAAATGTCCCAGCCAAAGATAACTTTCATGGGAAGTTATTACAGTGGCACGCATCGGAGAGATGACAAATTCAGTGTTCTCGGTACAATTTGCAACACGAATGCAAAGAGAGCCACCAGATTGGGAGTCGTCTGAAGAATAAATGATGCACAGAGTCAATGCTTTTacatcacatccaaaacattgCGGCACAACTGTTTCACCCTGAGGGTCGATAGGCGTAAACCATGATGGAATTTCATTTCCCGGGAGAAAAAGGCTACCATTTCCGCTCGCACTCCATCCCTATACCATGGATAAAGATTGGTATAAATAAGgattacaagagagagagagagagagagagagagacctgtaGGATTGCTTCCTTAAAAGAATCAGTGAGGTTGGTGCACCCTTCCATGTGAATCCTCGTCATGGAGTTTAATGCCTTATCCAAGCCTAGAATTTCAGAGAGTTTCGGGGAGTGATTCAGATGCAATTCTCTCATCCTTGACATTTCCGAAAAGTTGGGCATTGTCTCCAAAGCAATGCACCCATCCGCTTCCAGGATTTCCAAATTTGTTGGTAAAACTGGAATTGCCTGAAGATTTTTGCAATCTTCGAGTATCAATCTCTCAAGATTTGGGATTTTTGAAAAGTCCGGTGATCGTGTTAGGTAATGGGAATGACTTAAATTAAGAAACTTCAACTTCTCAAGCCACTGTTAGATAAAAGGATAAAGATCAAATTCAAATAGAAGACAGAAAGCATGATGATGGTATTTACAAAACCTAGAGGaatgaattaataatttggTTGAAGTCATAATGTACCAGATCGGAATCCTCCCAAACTCGTATGAGTTTGCTATAGCTCAGGTCAATAGCAACCATGTTTGGGTGGTCAAAATCTTTTGGTATGACCTCCAGAGGGAATCCATGCCAACACAACCATCTTAACTCTTTGGACAGATTGTTGTAACTGCCAGTGAGCTTGACATAATTGAGTTTGAGTAATCTCAGACTCTGCATGTTTCTAAATGCTTCTGTACTGAAGCTAGCCTTGTCAGACTCTTGCAAATCTAAAGTGAGTCCTTGAACTGCTTCAGTTCCCTATTGAAAGAAaagaacagaaaagaaaaaaaaaaaggagctcAGAAAAGGGTTATCTGCATGTGAAAAGATGATGTATACACAACCTATTTGAATCAAAACCATGCATTGGATGTACGAATTACAAGATAGGTAGACAACCTAGCAGTTGTTACTGTACCTGTGGATTAAACCCACAGTTGTGCTTAGACTTCAGATGTGATTTACAATTGTTCAGATTAGTTAGGTATCTTAGTAAGCATCTGCTTCAGGTGTTATATTTTACCTGCTGTATCTAAGAAGAGCAGAACATATTTGATATAAGATTCTGttatttaatttgaaaataattcaAGACAATCGGTTCCTTTGATGTCTCCTAAGCTTTCTTTGCTCTGTTTCTCTTTTCATTCAACCTGTAGTATATATGGGTGTCTTTCCAATCAACTCGTTGTGTATACGGTTGAAACATCCAGTTTGTACAATTCAATAGATGTGTGTGCTATGCGTATACTCTTTATTAACTACATGCGTTTAACATAGAATTTGATTGCGAAAGTACTTACAGATTTGTTCCTCAATACGTGTATCACATCATCGTGATGCCATAACCTACTGCGTTTTCCAGGGTCATGGGATTCTAAACGCACAATTTCTCTTCCCATGTCGCGAAGCAAATCATGCATCATCAGCGTGAAATCATCATTAGCAGTTACAAGGCCACGTTCTTGGAGGACACGGATTCCGACTTGTGGATATAAGTCACAGCCATCCAATATTGTCATGACATAGTCCTTGTTCATTCCAGTAAAGAAACAAGATATATCAAGGAATATAGCCTTCGCGAGATCATCTAGCTCGTCAAAGCTTATTTTAAGTCTTTCAAGAATCTCCCAATGAGGATGACTTTTCAATTTCTCCAATGCACTTTTCCATTCACTTATGCTTTTCCCAGACAGATGAGAACCTAAAACTGCAAGTGCTAGCGGCAAACCTCCACAGTAGTCAGCAGCTTTTCTTGCGAGTTCAAAATACCCTTCATCAGGATGGTTCTTTCCAAAGGCATGCCAACTAAGTAGCTGAACACCTTCTTCTATATTCATTGCTGGCAGTTTATATATCATATCCACTCCAAGAATCTTTAGCAAATGTTCATCTCTTGTGGTTATAATAATTCTACTCCCAGCGCCAAACGAGTCACGCTTTATAGCTAATGCTTCTAACTGTTTCACAAGGTCTATACCATCAAGTATGACAAGTACCCTTCGGTTGCCAAGTCTTTTTTCTATCTCCTTGATCCCTTGATCGACACTGCTTACCTTTCTGTGGGCTGGTTTTAGGATATCAAAAAGAAGTTGCTCCTGCAACTTAACCAATTTCCTTTCTGTCATATTTTGGAGGAAGCTTTTACCTTCAAACATATCCTCATATTTGTTGAAAAAGATTTTGGCAAGGGTTGTTTTACCCAGTCCACCCATCCCCCAAATTCCAATTATCTTGACATCATTTGATCCTCCAACATCTAAATAATTACTGATTTCTTGCACCCGAGAATCTATTCCAACTAGATTGGCAGCTACCTCTAAGCATGGGCTGCGATCCAAGACTCCGATGATCTCTGTGACAATTTTCCTGATAAACTTTCCATCATACCTGGTTTTCAAAAGTCCAAATGAAGCAAAAGTGAGATTTATTATATAAACTGCAACATTAAGATGTGGATGTGTTAGTTCAACTACAACCTTTCAGAATCTGACGATTCAAAATATCCAAATACCATCAAATTTTGATATCTAACCATACATGATAGAGATAAAGATATATAGAGGGAGAGTTTGTAAATTCTTGCACTACAGCTTAGAAGCTCTGCATTGCAATGTGTAAAATCAAGTTTTACTCAGGGGCCATTTCGAATTGCTAATGTAGGAAGCAATTCTGTTCATGAACAGAAGCGCTTTGTATCGTCACATGTTAACATTTGCACTAAAAATCCAAATTCCTGGAAAAGCATCTGACATGCACTTCCCCAGAAACCGAGTCTACGACTCAAAAacacttccattttttttctgcaaATGCGCTTTTGACTGTCTCGTTTTATCCCTTCGACGCAATCCCAAATAAGCATCATTCTATTGTTTCTTGATATGGTTTTTACACATACATCTTTTttaaatatgtaaaaaaaaatggattgggaatttgaaaacataaaaacaaagaaaaggaaataagAAAGTAATTTATTTACCCATGGGGGTCTCTAACCAAATCACCAGCCAAATTTGCAGCTTCAGTAAGGGTGTTTCTCCATAGCTGCAACCTTTCTTTGTCATCATGTAACCGCTGTTCGTGAATCAGAAATGCTTCTGCAAAAATACCGGTCTGATTCCTGACATCTGAAGGATCGACATCAAAGAATACTGGAAAAACAATTTGACCCAGTGTTCTTCTGCACTCCATGATCTTCACAAGCTCATCAAGACACCAACTTGATTCCGCATACCTCCTTGAGAAGACGATAACAGCGATTTTAGACTCTTCGATTGCTCGAGTCAGTGGGGGGTCCAGACTTTTCCCTCTTCTTAATTGGTCGTCGATAAAGACTTTGACTCCGGCGTCTTTCAACGCGAAGTAGAGGTGGTCCGTGAAGTTCTTGCGTGTGTCTTCACCTCGAAAGCTCAAGAACACGTCGTACTTCCAATTTTTTGAGGAGGAAGACGAGGATGAAGAGAAGGTATCCATCAATTGTTCCTGCACTCCTTCGTTTTTTGGCAGAGGGTTTGAGTTCGCACAGATGAATATTGAGatcacaaaggaaaaggatCCCCTCCGGATGGGGATCCTACGCCTCATACATCTCGGCCGTTGAATCGTGTACTGTGTAAATATTTTTCGTCAGGttctatttgtatttaatttaaaataataaaataaaataatttatgaccgtaCGATACACTATAAACAGTTGAGATATAGGAACCCCACGGATCCGTATGGGATCCTTTTCCATCTACAGACACCACACAGTGAAGTCAAAGTCCGCTAAAGTCCAATAGAACTCCATTTTTTAGTTTAAGGGCCTCAATTTTTATGATTATGTTTTCACTTTGGTCcttcaaattatttttattccaaatcggtcctttttcttttgttagacCCAAATTGGTCCTTAAAACTTTTAAACGTGCACCTAATAGGAtagaaagattttttttttttgtttttttttttttaattttttgtagtttaatcgatatttttacattaagaggAGGGAGAGTTTAGCTAAATCACACAATGGGACAtcctaatttgatatcgaattcgccatccacaatattcgaatctaagacctttcGCTTCCAAATAAAAAGGAAGACCACGAGACTATAGTAGTTTTGATCAAATCGAAAAACCTAGTTTTCACTTTCAAATAATCAATTTACAAAGTGACTATTtataccaaattttgtaaaccatataACGTAgttattgatgattgaattattatttaagtgttgattaacgtacttatttcttattagtggCATATCACATAGTTTGTAAAATTGATCTGAAAAATTAGTCTACTTAACATTAGTCTTCTTAAAATGCAAATTGATGCCATTAAATAATATGATATACTTTTGCTAAATGTGTATCAAGTTAAGTTGTGGTCTCACTGCTACTTTGGTATGGCAAAACAAATTCACATATTTCGTATCTATacgattttatttaattatatttttattaattttagaatTTCAATTCTTTAGTTACAAAGTTTAGTTTTTCATAATTAATCATTAAAATTTCGTAGACCTTTTGGGGTCACATTTAGTGTTTTCAAATAGAGTTCGATTCCCCGAGCGTGTAGGCGAAAACCGTTTGCGAAACAGAGTTAAAACGAAGAAATTAGAGGCTCTTAAGTTGGTTAAAGAATCAAGGCTCGCCACCACCTGAAAACTAATCACCATCGtcccctcttccatttccacccaaacCCCACTTGGTTTAACCCCAGTTTAGCGAAGAACGAAACCCGTTGGTTCCGAGGGTGCCACAGCGGAAATCCACCGATCTTGAAAGCTACGCTGACTATCACCACCATCAAACCACTCATCTTGAGCTTAGGAACAAAccccaaacaagtttgggggtggaagAGCACCCAAGAAGAAGAATCGAGGTTCATTCATTTTAGGGTTTCCGGCGGTTCATGGAAATTTCAGCCCACTTCCCGGAAAAATTGGGCTTCgtcacaggtataaaacttaTTTCACTTATCATGATCTTTTtttatgcacaaaatcagtgagaactttggtacaacagaaagtgtcaagtttgtgactttcgctAAATTGCTctgatcactagtgtggataagtatgtaaatggatagagacagggaagcaaacacaaaatgtacgtggttcacccagattggctacgtccacagagtagaagagttctcattaattgtgaagggttaacacaagtacataggttcaagctctcctttagtgagtactagtgaatgatttagtacaaatgacattaggaaatattgtaggagaatgatctccttttacagaatagagtttctagctttcttctgacattgacacgtgtcgtgttgtgattggcttctgatgttgacatgtgtcgcactaggattggcttctgatgtcgacatatgtcgcgctgtgattggcctcctggttagagggaaactcttctgggtccttgatggtataacgttgaccgatgctcggtagtttcaggattggtcatgTATGGTACAAagagtgctcccctaagttcccgagtgagggaagctcctcggttggggacttgcaagatccaagccgctgagtaatcatgaaacttctaagtaccgaagtgtgatattgttttcacttg encodes the following:
- the LOC126588980 gene encoding disease resistance protein RPV1-like isoform X2 codes for the protein MDTFSSSSSSSSKNWKYDVFLSFRGEDTRKNFTDHLYFALKDAGVKVFIDDQLRRGKSLDPPLTRAIEESKIAVIVFSRRYAESSWCLDELVKIMECRRTLGQIVFPVFFDVDPSDVRNQTGIFAEAFLIHEQRLHDDKERLQLWRNTLTEAANLAGDLVRDPHGYDGKFIRKIVTEIIGVLDRSPCLEVAANLVGIDSRVQEISNYLDVGGSNDVKIIGIWGMGGLGKTTLAKIFFNKYEDMFEGKSFLQNMTERKLVKLQEQLLFDILKPAHRKVSSVDQGIKEIEKRLGNRRVLVILDGIDLVKQLEALAIKRDSFGAGSRIIITTRDEHLLKILGVDMIYKLPAMNIEEGVQLLSWHAFGKNHPDEGYFELARKAADYCGGLPLALAVLGSHLSGKSISEWKSALEKLKSHPHWEILERLKISFDELDDLAKAIFLDISCFFTGMNKDYVMTILDGCDLYPQVGIRVLQERGLVTANDDFTLMMHDLLRDMGREIVRLESHDPGKRSRLWHHDDVIHVLRNKSGTEAVQGLTLDLQESDKASFSTEAFRNMQSLRLLKLNYVKLTGSYNNLSKELRWLCWHGFPLEVIPKDFDHPNMVAIDLSYSKLIRVWEDSDLWLEKLKFLNLSHSHYLTRSPDFSKIPNLERLILEDCKNLQAIPVLPTNLEILEADGCIALETMPNFSEMSRMRELHLNHSPKLSEILGLDKALNSMTRIHMEGCTNLTDSFKEAILQGWSASGNGSLFLPGNEIPSWFTPIDPQGETVVPQCFGCDVKALTLCIIYSSDDSQSGGSLCIRVANCTENTEFVISPMRATVITSHESYLWLGHFSNCKLNVKGGDEINVGAYFVGQGTTDDIQLRVKEIGINLEKEKLINEYVLDC
- the LOC126588980 gene encoding disease resistance protein RPV1-like isoform X1 — translated: MDTFSSSSSSSSKNWKYDVFLSFRGEDTRKNFTDHLYFALKDAGVKVFIDDQLRRGKSLDPPLTRAIEESKIAVIVFSRRYAESSWCLDELVKIMECRRTLGQIVFPVFFDVDPSDVRNQTGIFAEAFLIHEQRLHDDKERLQLWRNTLTEAANLAGDLVRDPHGYDGKFIRKIVTEIIGVLDRSPCLEVAANLVGIDSRVQEISNYLDVGGSNDVKIIGIWGMGGLGKTTLAKIFFNKYEDMFEGKSFLQNMTERKLVKLQEQLLFDILKPAHRKVSSVDQGIKEIEKRLGNRRVLVILDGIDLVKQLEALAIKRDSFGAGSRIIITTRDEHLLKILGVDMIYKLPAMNIEEGVQLLSWHAFGKNHPDEGYFELARKAADYCGGLPLALAVLGSHLSGKSISEWKSALEKLKSHPHWEILERLKISFDELDDLAKAIFLDISCFFTGMNKDYVMTILDGCDLYPQVGIRVLQERGLVTANDDFTLMMHDLLRDMGREIVRLESHDPGKRSRLWHHDDVIHVLRNKSGTEAVQGLTLDLQESDKASFSTEAFRNMQSLRLLKLNYVKLTGSYNNLSKELRWLCWHGFPLEVIPKDFDHPNMVAIDLSYSKLIRVWEDSDLWLEKLKFLNLSHSHYLTRSPDFSKIPNLERLILEDCKNLQAIPVLPTNLEILEADGCIALETMPNFSEMSRMRELHLNHSPKLTEIPGLDKSLKSMTRIHMEGCTNLTADFRKKILQGWTSCGYGGIFLKGNYIPEWFRYFGGDEVSFVVPQSVGSNFEGLTLCCVYSSNKQPEDCPLGISVGNKTKRTALLARITYASVPTFCDYEDHYLWQGQLSNNVLGWQEGDEIKIFVGPVGPGDNSAKVKQIAVDFVWDKFMTENMDDSHPNLYDFNPHQDCLAGDDDEARTSHDASDENLPFNILRSDSIDGDDDQAGPSSIDSSDENRTPKRGWWSYFSKIFLLCCENMKI